One part of the uncultured Bacteroides sp. genome encodes these proteins:
- a CDS encoding type B 50S ribosomal protein L31, which produces MKKGIHPESYRPVVFKDMSNGDVFLSQSTCNTKETIEFEGATYPLVKLEISNTSHPFYTGKSTMIDTAGRIDKFKSRYGDRSKK; this is translated from the coding sequence ATGAAAAAAGGTATTCATCCAGAATCATATCGTCCAGTCGTATTTAAGGATATGTCTAATGGCGATGTATTTTTATCTCAATCAACTTGCAACACTAAAGAAACTATCGAATTCGAAGGTGCAACTTACCCATTGGTTAAGCTTGAAATTTCTAACACTTCTCACCCTTTCTACACTGGTAAATCTACAATGATTGATACTGCCGGTCGTATTGATAAGTTTAAAAGCCGTTACGGAGATCGTAGCAAGAAATAA
- the aroE gene encoding shikimate dehydrogenase (AroE; catalyzes the conversion of shikimate to 3-dehydroshikimate), with protein MQKYGLIGYPLKHSFSIGFFNEKFKSENIDAEYVNFEIPDINLFMNVISENSDLCGLNVTIPYKEQIIPFLDELDKDTAKIGAVNVIKIIRQKGKTKLVGYNSDIIGFTQSIEPLLKEHHKKALILGAGGAAKAVFHGLKNLGITSTYVSRTKQQPDMLTYEELTPEIIAKNTIIINATPVGMFPNVDACPDIPYECLTKNHLLYDLLYNPDTTLFMKKGAERGAKTKNGLEMLLLQAFAAWEIWNK; from the coding sequence ATGCAAAAGTACGGTTTAATAGGCTATCCTCTCAAACATTCTTTTTCGATTGGATTTTTCAACGAGAAATTCAAATCGGAAAACATCGACGCTGAATATGTAAATTTTGAGATTCCTGATATCAATCTTTTTATGAATGTAATCAGTGAAAACTCTGATCTTTGTGGTTTGAATGTCACTATTCCGTATAAAGAACAAATTATTCCTTTCCTCGACGAATTAGATAAAGATACCGCTAAAATTGGTGCTGTCAACGTAATTAAAATTATTCGTCAGAAAGGAAAAACAAAACTGGTTGGATATAATTCTGATATTATTGGTTTTACACAATCTATTGAGCCTTTACTAAAAGAGCATCACAAAAAAGCTCTTATTCTGGGAGCAGGAGGTGCTGCTAAAGCGGTATTTCACGGATTAAAGAATCTGGGTATTACAAGTACGTATGTATCGCGCACTAAACAGCAGCCAGACATGCTTACTTACGAGGAACTTACTCCTGAAATTATAGCCAAAAATACTATTATTATAAATGCTACTCCTGTAGGTATGTTTCCTAATGTAGATGCCTGCCCGGACATTCCTTATGAATGTCTAACCAAAAATCATTTGTTATACGATTTACTGTATAACCCGGACACAACATTATTTATGAAGAAAGGGGCAGAGCGTGGAGCTAAAACCAAAAATGGTTTGGAAATGCTTTTACTTCAGGCTTTTGCTGCATGGGAAATATGGAATAAATAA
- a CDS encoding DUF5715 family protein — protein MRKLIPIVGLFFLICCLSACKDKTLKLNHPKNIRGVISFKRSFGDLNDLHLSAAQAIGIRPISSREDAEKLKGDLVFIESNEYYIVDSLTHSLPYLVPKASDLLSSIGSNFLDSLESKGLNPNQVVVTSVLRTQDDVKKLRKRNGNASEKSAHFYGTTFDVSWKRFKKVEDDRPMQDVNRDTLKLVLSEVLRDLRKAETCYVKYELKQGCFHITAR, from the coding sequence ATGCGCAAACTTATACCAATTGTAGGCTTGTTTTTTTTAATTTGCTGTTTGTCTGCCTGTAAGGATAAAACCTTAAAGCTAAATCATCCTAAAAACATACGGGGTGTGATAAGTTTTAAACGTTCATTTGGTGATTTAAATGATTTGCATTTGTCGGCAGCTCAGGCAATTGGTATTCGTCCTATATCTTCACGCGAAGATGCCGAAAAGCTGAAAGGCGATTTGGTGTTTATAGAAAGTAATGAATATTATATAGTAGATTCTCTTACTCACTCACTTCCTTACCTTGTACCAAAAGCAAGCGATTTATTGTCCAGTATAGGTTCTAATTTTCTCGATTCTTTAGAATCTAAAGGATTAAATCCTAATCAGGTTGTTGTAACATCAGTGCTTAGAACTCAGGATGATGTTAAGAAGCTGCGCAAACGTAATGGCAATGCATCCGAAAAGTCGGCTCATTTTTATGGAACAACTTTCGATGTAAGCTGGAAACGTTTTAAGAAAGTAGAGGACGATCGCCCGATGCAGGATGTAAACCGAGATACCTTAAAACTGGTTCTTTCCGAAGTACTTCGCGATCTTCGAAAAGCAGAAACCTGCTACGTAAAGTACGAATTGAAACAAGGCTGTTTTCATATTACTGCCAGATAG
- a CDS encoding phosphoribosylaminoimidazolesuccinocarboxamide synthase, whose product MSKALVKTDFNFPGQKSVYHGKVRDVYNINDELLVMVVSDRISAFDVILPEGIPYKGQVLNQIAAKFLDATADIVPNWKIATPDPMVTVGIKCVPFEVEMVVRGYLTGHAWREYKEEKRTLCGIAMPEGMKENQPFPTPIITPTTKAYEGHDEDISKEEIIAQGIVSKEDYEQLEKYTLAVYARGCEIAKQMGLILVDTKYEFGKKDGKIILMDEIHTPDSSRYFYADGFEERLAKNEPQKQLSKEFVRQWLIENGFQGKEGQQVPAMTEEYVNSVSDRYIELYENIVGEKFVKADLDDVAARIEKNVTAFLSK is encoded by the coding sequence ATGAGCAAAGCATTAGTAAAAACAGATTTTAATTTTCCGGGACAAAAGAGTGTTTACCACGGAAAAGTACGTGATGTGTATAATATCAACGACGAATTATTGGTGATGGTTGTAAGTGACCGTATCTCAGCATTCGATGTTATTCTGCCTGAAGGTATTCCTTATAAAGGACAAGTGCTGAATCAGATTGCTGCCAAATTCCTTGATGCAACTGCTGATATTGTACCTAACTGGAAGATTGCTACTCCAGACCCAATGGTTACTGTAGGTATTAAATGTGTTCCTTTTGAAGTGGAAATGGTGGTTCGTGGATATCTTACCGGACACGCCTGGAGAGAATACAAAGAAGAAAAACGTACTCTTTGCGGTATTGCAATGCCTGAAGGAATGAAAGAAAACCAACCATTCCCTACTCCTATCATTACTCCTACAACAAAAGCTTACGAAGGTCACGACGAAGATATCTCTAAAGAAGAGATTATAGCACAGGGCATTGTAAGCAAAGAGGATTATGAACAATTGGAAAAATACACATTAGCTGTTTATGCACGCGGATGTGAAATTGCCAAACAAATGGGACTTATCCTTGTTGATACAAAATATGAGTTTGGTAAGAAAGATGGCAAGATTATTCTGATGGATGAAATTCATACTCCAGACTCTTCACGTTATTTCTATGCTGACGGCTTTGAAGAACGTTTGGCTAAGAATGAGCCACAAAAGCAGTTATCTAAAGAGTTTGTTCGCCAATGGTTAATTGAAAATGGTTTCCAGGGAAAAGAAGGACAACAGGTCCCTGCTATGACTGAAGAATATGTAAACAGTGTAAGTGACCGCTACATTGAATTATACGAAAACATTGTTGGAGAAAAGTTTGTAAAAGCTGATCTTGATGATGTAGCTGCAAGAATTGAAAAGAATGTTACTGCATTCCTTTCTAAATAA
- a CDS encoding DUF3256 family protein: MKKIVLLCFLMACAISLHAQDAKSVFINMPDSLSPLLTKVNREDFADFLESNMKAQVKNKMEKMSEMKTLTKDYVYLQATPQSSFQMKLLQLNDTTKIICVVNTVCGPACDSRILFYTTAWKELPVKDYIELPKMEQFFITPDSSQLEAFNNARAALDFYLLKSDLSKDSSDITFTFASPEYLDETAAKNLAPFVKKALIYVWKEGRFTLKM, from the coding sequence ATGAAAAAGATAGTCCTTCTTTGTTTTTTGATGGCTTGTGCCATCTCCTTGCATGCACAGGATGCCAAATCGGTATTTATTAATATGCCCGATTCCTTGTCGCCTTTGCTCACAAAAGTAAACCGGGAAGACTTTGCAGATTTTCTCGAAAGCAATATGAAAGCGCAAGTCAAGAATAAGATGGAAAAAATGTCGGAAATGAAAACTCTGACTAAAGATTATGTTTATTTGCAGGCTACCCCTCAGAGTAGTTTTCAGATGAAATTGCTTCAGCTGAACGATACAACAAAAATTATTTGTGTAGTTAATACCGTTTGCGGTCCGGCTTGCGATAGTCGCATACTTTTTTATACTACAGCATGGAAAGAACTACCGGTGAAAGATTATATAGAATTACCTAAGATGGAGCAATTCTTCATTACTCCCGATTCTAGTCAACTCGAAGCATTTAATAACGCACGGGCAGCATTAGACTTTTATTTGTTGAAATCGGATCTTTCAAAAGATAGCAGTGACATTACTTTTACTTTTGCTTCTCCAGAATATCTGGATGAAACTGCAGCGAAGAATTTAGCTCCTTTTGTAAAGAAGGCACTTATCTATGTTTGGAAAGAAGGTCGATTTACATTGAAAATGTAA
- a CDS encoding alpha/beta hydrolase, producing MVAKKVIKIIKYLLLSLLLLFVASTVGGSFYMLDYSLASKHNNNDEAESYQYMYDNYPYLHQWVDSLNKVSALKDTFIIGHENNKLHAYFIAANKPTKKTAILVHGYTDNAIRMMMIGYLYNHDLNYNVLLPDLRAHGKSEGNTIQMGWKDRLDVIHWIDVAKGIYGDSINIVVHGISMGAATTMMVSGENLPSNVKCFVEDCGYTSVWDEFSKELEERFNLPEFPLMYATSLLCDIKYNWNFKEASPLNQVKKCRLPMFFIHGDADTYVPTWMVYPLYEAKSAPKELWIVRGAEHAKSYKQNPQLYLAKVKAFTDSYIK from the coding sequence ATGGTAGCAAAAAAGGTAATCAAAATTATAAAATATTTACTTCTCTCACTATTACTTCTTTTCGTAGCAAGTACAGTGGGGGGAAGTTTTTATATGCTTGATTACTCGCTAGCATCTAAACATAATAATAATGACGAAGCTGAGTCGTATCAGTATATGTACGACAATTATCCTTATCTGCATCAATGGGTGGATAGCCTGAATAAGGTTTCGGCATTAAAGGATACTTTCATTATTGGCCACGAAAATAACAAACTGCACGCCTATTTCATTGCAGCTAACAAGCCAACAAAAAAGACAGCTATATTGGTTCATGGTTATACAGACAATGCCATCCGCATGATGATGATTGGTTATTTATACAATCATGATTTGAATTATAATGTTCTGCTTCCTGATCTGCGGGCACATGGAAAAAGTGAAGGTAATACTATTCAGATGGGATGGAAAGATCGTCTTGATGTGATTCACTGGATTGATGTAGCAAAAGGTATATATGGAGATAGTATAAACATTGTGGTTCATGGTATCTCAATGGGAGCTGCAACAACAATGATGGTAAGTGGAGAAAACCTTCCTTCAAATGTAAAATGCTTTGTGGAAGATTGCGGATACACCAGTGTGTGGGATGAATTTTCTAAAGAACTGGAAGAACGTTTCAACTTACCCGAATTTCCGTTAATGTATGCTACCAGCTTGCTATGCGACATTAAATATAACTGGAATTTCAAAGAAGCGTCTCCACTGAATCAAGTTAAAAAATGCCGTTTACCAATGTTCTTTATTCATGGTGATGCAGATACTTATGTTCCTACCTGGATGGTTTATCCGCTTTACGAAGCAAAATCAGCACCAAAAGAATTATGGATTGTTCGGGGAGCTGAGCATGCAAAGTCATACAAACAAAATCCTCAGCTTTATCTTGCAAAAGTTAAAGCGTTTACAGACTCTTATATTAAATAA
- the ubiE gene encoding bifunctional demethylmenaquinone methyltransferase/2-methoxy-6-polyprenyl-1,4-benzoquinol methylase UbiE yields the protein MKYPQEEIKPYSSEGKKTEQVETMFDNIAHHYDLLNHTMSFGIDKGWRRKAIAWLKPFRPQKMMDVATGTGDFAIQAYRDLLPEELIGTDISEGMMKIGKEKVLKLGLDQSISFAKEDCMNLTFTDNTFDAITVAFGIRNFENLDKGLSEMHRVLNKDGHLVILELTTPDSFPMKQLFAIYSKIVIPTMGKLLSKDDNAYTYLPETIKAFPQGEVMKGVIEKAGFKDVSFKRLTFGICTLYTAAK from the coding sequence ATGAAATACCCTCAAGAAGAAATAAAGCCTTATAGCTCCGAAGGAAAAAAAACCGAACAGGTGGAGACTATGTTTGATAATATAGCTCATCATTACGACCTGTTAAACCATACCATGTCTTTTGGTATTGACAAGGGCTGGAGACGAAAGGCAATTGCCTGGTTGAAACCCTTTCGTCCTCAGAAAATGATGGATGTAGCTACCGGAACAGGCGATTTTGCTATTCAGGCTTACCGCGATTTATTACCTGAAGAACTGATTGGCACAGATATTTCAGAAGGGATGATGAAAATTGGTAAAGAGAAGGTGCTAAAGTTGGGACTTGACCAAAGTATATCTTTCGCCAAGGAAGATTGTATGAACCTGACTTTCACTGATAACACTTTTGATGCAATCACTGTTGCTTTTGGTATCCGTAACTTTGAAAACCTGGACAAAGGTTTATCAGAAATGCATAGGGTACTGAACAAAGACGGGCATTTGGTAATTCTGGAACTGACCACTCCGGATTCCTTCCCGATGAAACAGCTATTTGCCATCTATTCTAAGATTGTGATTCCTACAATGGGTAAGCTTCTTTCAAAAGATGATAATGCTTACACTTATCTACCTGAAACCATCAAAGCCTTCCCACAAGGGGAAGTTATGAAGGGAGTTATTGAAAAGGCGGGATTCAAAGATGTTTCTTTCAAACGACTGACATTCGGAATCTGCACCCTTTACACTGCTGCAAAATAA
- the truA gene encoding tRNA pseudouridine(38-40) synthase TruA, with protein MQRYFIYLAYEGTNYHGWQVQPNGVSVQECLQKALSTLLRVETEVVGAGRTDAGVHAKLMVAHFDSEKEDLDLALLTDKLNRLLPPDISVYRVCKVHPEAHARFDALSRTYKYYITSVKSPFNRHLKWRMHGSLNYELMNEAAKILFEYTDFTSFSKLHTDVKTNNCKIMQAEWIQEDETTWVFTVKADRFLRNMVRAVVGTLVEVGRGKMSIEEFRKVIEQKDRCKAGASVPGHALFLVDIEYPAETFI; from the coding sequence GTGCAACGATACTTTATTTATTTAGCCTACGAGGGAACAAATTATCACGGTTGGCAGGTGCAGCCTAATGGCGTGAGTGTACAGGAATGCTTGCAAAAAGCACTTTCTACTCTACTTCGCGTTGAAACGGAAGTAGTAGGTGCCGGCAGAACTGATGCTGGTGTTCATGCCAAACTGATGGTGGCACACTTTGATTCAGAGAAAGAAGATCTTGATCTTGCATTGCTGACTGATAAGCTGAACAGATTGCTTCCACCAGATATTTCCGTATATCGTGTTTGTAAAGTACATCCCGAAGCGCACGCTCGCTTTGATGCTTTGTCTCGTACCTATAAATATTACATCACCTCTGTAAAATCACCGTTTAACCGTCACCTGAAATGGCGGATGCATGGATCGCTCAACTATGAACTGATGAATGAGGCAGCAAAGATACTGTTTGAATATACCGACTTTACCAGTTTTAGTAAACTCCATACTGATGTAAAAACCAATAATTGCAAAATTATGCAGGCGGAGTGGATTCAGGAAGATGAAACAACCTGGGTGTTTACTGTAAAAGCTGACCGCTTTCTTCGCAATATGGTGCGTGCTGTTGTAGGAACGCTGGTAGAAGTAGGGCGAGGTAAAATGAGTATTGAAGAATTCCGTAAAGTAATAGAGCAAAAAGACAGATGCAAAGCAGGTGCTTCTGTTCCGGGTCATGCGTTGTTTTTAGTAGATATTGAATATCCTGCTGAAACTTTTATATAA
- a CDS encoding PhoH family protein — MIEKLIVLEDIDPVIFYGVNNTNIQLIKALFPKLRIVARGNIIKVMGDEEEMCAFEENILALEKHCVQYNSLKEEVIIDIIKGNAPQTEKNGNVIVFSVTGKPIIPRSDNQLKLVEGFEKNDMLFAIGPAGSGKTYTSIALAVRALKQKEIKKIILSRPAVEAGEKLGFLPGDIKEKIDPYLQPLYDALQDMIPAAKLKEYMELNIIQIAPLAFMRGRTLNDAVVILDEAQNTTTQQIKMFLTRMGMNTKMIITGDLTQIDLPAAQTSGLVQAIRILKGVRGISFVELGKKDIVRHKLVERIVEAYEKFDDKKKKEKQLEESQKQIQ; from the coding sequence ATGATAGAAAAACTGATTGTTCTCGAAGACATCGATCCGGTTATCTTCTATGGTGTGAATAACACCAACATTCAACTAATAAAAGCCTTATTCCCCAAATTAAGGATAGTAGCCCGTGGAAATATAATTAAGGTGATGGGGGATGAAGAGGAGATGTGCGCGTTTGAGGAGAATATTTTAGCTTTAGAAAAACATTGTGTTCAATACAATTCTTTAAAAGAAGAGGTAATCATTGATATAATAAAGGGTAACGCTCCCCAGACTGAAAAAAACGGGAACGTAATTGTATTCAGTGTTACCGGAAAGCCTATCATTCCACGTAGTGACAATCAACTAAAATTAGTGGAAGGATTTGAAAAGAATGATATGCTATTTGCTATCGGCCCGGCTGGTTCGGGAAAGACTTACACCTCTATTGCTCTGGCCGTAAGAGCATTGAAACAAAAAGAAATTAAAAAAATCATTTTAAGTCGCCCTGCTGTTGAAGCCGGTGAGAAACTAGGATTTCTTCCGGGGGATATAAAAGAAAAGATTGATCCGTATCTGCAACCTCTATACGACGCACTTCAGGATATGATTCCAGCTGCTAAGTTAAAGGAATATATGGAACTAAATATTATTCAGATTGCGCCGCTGGCTTTTATGCGCGGCCGTACTCTAAACGACGCTGTCGTTATTCTCGATGAAGCCCAGAACACTACCACTCAGCAGATAAAGATGTTTCTTACCCGCATGGGGATGAATACTAAAATGATTATTACGGGTGACCTCACTCAGATTGACCTACCGGCTGCCCAAACTTCCGGACTTGTTCAGGCAATTCGTATTCTGAAAGGAGTAAGAGGTATCAGCTTTGTGGAGCTTGGAAAGAAAGATATTGTTCGCCACAAGTTGGTAGAACGAATCGTTGAAGCTTATGAAAAATTCGACGATAAAAAGAAAAAAGAAAAACAATTAGAAGAATCCCAAAAACAAATACAATAA
- a CDS encoding DMT family transporter, with protein MWLLLAFTSAFLLGFYDVFKKRSLKDNAVLPVLFLNTLFSSLIFLPFIICSAMGQEWISNTIFYVPVEGWEVHKYVLLKSVIVLSSWIFGYFGMKHLPLTIVGPINATRPVMVLVGAMLIFGERLNLYQWIGVLLAVASFFMLSRSGKKEGIDFKSNKWIFFIVMAALTGAISGLYDKYLMKQFNPMLIQSWYNVYQLFIMGGVLMLLWWPKRKETTQFQWHWSIIFISIFLGAADFVYFYALSYDDSMISIVSMVRRSSVIVSFIFGAMFFREKNLKSKAIDLILVLIGMIFLYLGSK; from the coding sequence ATGTGGTTATTATTAGCTTTTACTTCAGCCTTCTTATTAGGCTTTTATGATGTTTTCAAAAAGAGATCTTTAAAAGATAATGCTGTATTGCCGGTGTTGTTTCTTAATACACTGTTTTCCAGTCTGATATTTTTGCCGTTTATTATTTGTTCCGCAATGGGGCAGGAGTGGATTAGCAATACCATTTTTTATGTTCCGGTCGAAGGATGGGAAGTTCATAAATACGTATTACTGAAATCGGTAATAGTACTTTCTTCCTGGATTTTTGGCTATTTTGGAATGAAGCACTTGCCGCTTACTATTGTAGGACCAATCAATGCAACCCGTCCGGTTATGGTATTGGTCGGTGCTATGCTTATTTTTGGCGAACGACTCAATCTTTATCAATGGATCGGAGTTTTGCTTGCCGTGGCATCATTCTTTATGCTTAGTCGCTCGGGTAAAAAAGAAGGGATAGACTTTAAAAGCAATAAATGGATTTTCTTTATTGTGATGGCAGCTTTAACAGGAGCTATCAGCGGGCTTTATGATAAATACCTGATGAAGCAGTTTAATCCAATGCTTATTCAGTCGTGGTATAATGTTTATCAGCTCTTTATTATGGGTGGAGTACTGATGCTTTTATGGTGGCCAAAACGGAAAGAAACCACTCAGTTTCAATGGCACTGGAGTATTATATTTATCTCCATATTTCTAGGTGCAGCCGATTTTGTTTATTTCTATGCGCTTAGTTATGACGATTCCATGATTTCTATTGTATCTATGGTTCGCCGAAGCAGTGTAATTGTTTCGTTTATCTTTGGTGCAATGTTTTTCCGTGAAAAGAATTTAAAAAGCAAAGCAATCGATCTTATTCTGGTGCTAATTGGAATGATATTCTTATATTTGGGCTCAAAATAA